The Leptospira venezuelensis genome has a window encoding:
- a CDS encoding SH3 domain-containing protein, with amino-acid sequence MKMYLNANLICILFLFCLVSHCRKEEPEIISEELGTRFVSEFSGAILKKKPTNDSDSISTIPYGEEIEIIQKSNNKWIKIRWKEKTGWIVDKSLPLVIDYSVEYPQYSIRMPGTNIQVWAIELITKKNKRLLISFATYEIWKSPTEVELRSSGINTPIWTDADGNFAITTEPADGKFYGLKGKISHKGPFTEYEGELLFDGFHEVYNLIENKIVLQNSIRFKGTGYPGEL; translated from the coding sequence ATGAAAATGTATTTAAACGCTAATTTAATTTGTATATTATTTCTTTTTTGTTTAGTTTCCCATTGTCGAAAAGAAGAGCCTGAGATAATCTCGGAAGAATTGGGAACAAGATTCGTTTCGGAATTTAGTGGAGCGATTTTAAAGAAAAAACCGACCAACGACTCAGATTCGATCTCCACTATTCCATATGGAGAAGAGATTGAAATTATACAGAAATCGAATAATAAATGGATTAAGATTAGATGGAAAGAGAAAACGGGCTGGATTGTTGATAAAAGTCTTCCGCTTGTAATTGATTATTCAGTCGAATATCCCCAATATTCAATACGAATGCCAGGAACTAATATTCAGGTTTGGGCGATTGAGCTAATTACGAAAAAGAATAAGAGACTTCTAATTTCATTTGCAACCTATGAAATTTGGAAATCCCCGACAGAAGTAGAGTTAAGGAGTTCTGGAATTAATACTCCGATTTGGACAGATGCAGACGGAAATTTCGCAATTACTACCGAACCCGCAGACGGAAAATTTTATGGTTTAAAAGGGAAAATAAGTCATAAAGGTCCATTTACCGAATATGAAGGTGAACTTCTATTCGACGGTTTTCATGAAGTATACAACTTAATCGAAAATAAAATCGTATTACAAAATTCTATAAGATTTAAAGGAACAGGATATCCAGGTGAGTTATAG